AGATTGTTGATAATGGACGGGGGATAACACCGGATGAACTCCCCCGCTTGTTTGAGCGCTTTTACCAGGGACATAGCGATCGCCAGTCTATGGGGTCTGGGCTGGGGCTATACTTGACTCGACAGATTATTGAAGCCCACGGCGGTATAGTCTGGGGCAAAAATCGTTTCTCATCAGGAGAGGCTACGGAGCGATCGCAACGTGGTGCTGCGTTTGGATTCAGATTACCTGTGCATCAACGCTCAGAACAACTGTCATCACAGCCGTAATTCGATTAAATAACACAGAGGTTTCATAGAAATGACAATAAGCCGCCATATTGGTGCTTCATATTGAGAGTTAGCTAGATCATGCCTAATACATCCGTAACAGCCGATTCCAGAGTCGGCTGTTGTTTTCTTGTGAAGCGAAAGCTTAATGGCAAAATTCATAGGGAATTTGGCATGCTTGCGGGATAACCCTTGTATGTGGCTTTAGCCGCTTGTGTCTGGTAAAGATGACCTCAAATGCACTACGAATTTTGCTTGTTGAAGATGACGAACTATTTCGCCTCGGTTTGTCTATGCGGTTGCAACAGGAACCGGGATTTGAAGTCGTCGCTGAGGCTGAAGACGGCGAGGCAGCTATAGAATTCGCTCTTCAACAGCCACTCCATATTGTGCTACTTGATGTAGGACTGCCGGGAATTGGTGGCATTGAGACTTGTGAACAACTTAAGCAGCAATGCCCAGAGCTACCCATTCTAGCTTTAACCTCTCGTTTCCAAAAACCTCTGATTGCTAAGTTAATTGAAATCGGTGTCAAAGGCTACTGCCTCAAGGGAATTAGGGCAGAACTTCTCATCCTAGCGATGCGTTCTGTAGCAGCGGGAGCTTCCTGGTGGGACGAAGCAGCAACCACAGAGATTCAATCTACTTTTGTGCAGAGCGCACAACCTACTTCTACCCCATCAGAGGCTGAAGAATT
This Coleofasciculus sp. FACHB-1120 DNA region includes the following protein-coding sequences:
- a CDS encoding response regulator transcription factor is translated as MTSNALRILLVEDDELFRLGLSMRLQQEPGFEVVAEAEDGEAAIEFALQQPLHIVLLDVGLPGIGGIETCEQLKQQCPELPILALTSRFQKPLIAKLIEIGVKGYCLKGIRAELLILAMRSVAAGASWWDEAATTEIQSTFVQSAQPTSTPSEAEELPANPLTRREQEILAMIAAGRSNQEIADLLYIAPGTVRVHVHSILKKLEVRDRTQAAVLAIQKQLISSDLLTD